A single genomic interval of Pochonia chlamydosporia 170 chromosome 7, whole genome shotgun sequence harbors:
- a CDS encoding peptidase A4 family protein (similar to Beauveria bassiana ARSEF 2860 XP_008600610.1), whose product MKYTTILAFLAGSAAALPGALESRLARRARPRHESAPNRKDNRFPQYSSNWAGAVQIGKGFTYVEGTITVPEVRGDANSAASAWVGIDGDTCQTAILQTGVSFYGDGSFDAWYEWIPDYSHSFANFGINVGDQIKMIVDATSKTTGTATLENLTTGQKVSHKFTGTPSTLCETNAEWIVEDFESGGQLVPFADFGTVTFTDASAKGSSGTITPTGSTIIDIRDPNSNQVLTDCGVSGGDVTCRYTGN is encoded by the exons ATGAAATACACCACCATTCTCGCTTTCCTTGCCggctccgccgccgcccttCCTGGGGCTCTGGAGTCTCGTCTTGCCAGACGTGCCCGTCCTCGCCATGAGTCTGCCCCAAACCGCAAAGACAACAGATTCCCGCAGTACTCTTCCAATTGGGCTGGTGCCGTTCAAATTGGAAAGGGCTTCACCTATGTTGAGGGAACCATCACAGTTCCTGAAGTGAGAGGTGATGCGAATTCCGCGGCCTCGGCGTGGGTTGGTATTGATGGTGATACTTGCCAAACTGCCATTCTGCAAACCGGCGTTTCCTTCTATGGTGATGGCAGCTTTGACGCCTGGTATGAGTGGATTCCAGACTACTCTCACAGCTTCGCCAACTTTGGAATCAACGTTGGCGACCAAATCAAGATGATTGTTGATGCTACGTCCAAGACGACTGGCACTGCCACTCTTGAGAACTTGACGACTGGTCAGAAGGTTTCTCACAAGTTCACTGGCACCCCTTCCACCTTGTGTGAGACCAACGCGGAATGGATTGTGGAAG ATTTTGAGTCGGGCGGTCAGCTCGTCCCCTTTGCTGATTTCGGCACCGTCACTTTCACCGATGCCTCTGCCAAGGGTTCTTCTGGAACCATCACCCCCACTGGATCTACCATCATTGACATTCGCgaccccaactccaaccagGTCCTCACTGACTGCGGTGTaagtggtggtgatgtcACTTGCCGCTACACTGGCAACTAA